The Leucobacter viscericola sequence GTAGCGGTGCGCAGCGCCCTGGTAGCCCGCCAGACCGGCCAGAAGGTGCTCGGAGTGGTCGAGAACATGTCGGGCTTCGTGCAGCCCGACGGCACCGTACTGGATCTGTTTGGGGCCGGGGGCGGCAAACTCGTCGCCGAGCGCCTCAGTGACGAAGAACACGGTGTGGTGCCGCTGCTCGGCAGCGTGCCGCTCAGCCCAGGGTTCAGGATCGCGGGCGACAGCGGTGACCCCGCGGTGCTCACCGAACCCAATGATCCCGCCGCAGCGGAGGTGCTTCGGATCGCGCACGAGCTCTCACGTCACGGCCGCGGCCTGGCGGGTCGACCGCTCACGGTCACGCCTCGTTAGCTCGGGCTACGTGGCTTCCTCGTCGTAGGCGAGGCCGACAGGGGCGCTCGAGTCAGTATCGGAGACCGCCGCACCCGCAACAACTGCCCCGGCAGCCGCAACTCCGGTTGAGCGAGCCGCCCTGCGCTCAGCGACCCGGGTCTCGCGCTCGTCTTCGAGAAGCGCGTCACGAATAATCCTTCGCGGGTCGTACTGACGGGGATCAAGCTGACGCCAATCCACCTCGTCGTACTCGGGGCCCATTTCTTCTTTGAGGCGATCCTTCGCGCCCTCAGACATGCGCTTGATGCTGCGCACCAGCTCACCGAGCTTCTTGGCGTAAACCGGGAGGCGATCCGGACCCACAACAAACATGGCGATCACGAGGATCACCAGAATCTTGTCAAACGTCAGGCCCATCTTCTCCATCGTAGTCGCCGAAGGTGAAAGTGATGACACAGCGGTGCATTTGGCGAGTGTCACGCGTGTGAGACCACCGGCAGCACCACGAAGCCCTACTCTTATGTGAGCGGCACACGGTGCACTCAAGACGCGCCGCCGCACACACTACGGAGGAGAACGTGAGCAAGCTCGAACGCAACTGGCAGTACGCCGAGCAGTACCCGGGCGAGACTGACGCGCTTGTGCGCGCTCGCAGGCTGTCGCTGGAACTCGGCATTGAGCCGGTCAGCCGCTCAGTTGGAGCGTACCTCTCTGGGATCGCCGCCCTGAACAAGGCCGAGGCGATCTTCGAGGTCGGCACCGGCGTGGGTGTCAGCGGACTCTCGCTGCTGCGCCACCTTCCAGACGCCACCCTCACCTCCATCGAGATCGAGCCCGAGCATCTGCGTGAGGCTCGCACGATCTTCGCCGAGGCAGGAATCCCTGCGGCCCGACTCCGCCTGATCGAGGGTGACGCACTCCACGTGATGCCGCGCCTCAACCTGGGCGCCTACGATCTTGTACTGCTCGACGCGAACACGGCGCAGCTGCTCGACTACTTCGAGCACGCGCTCAGCATCGTTCGCCCCGGTGGCTGCGTCATCGTTCCGAGTGCGTTCGCTCACGGTCAGGTTCCGGATCCCGCTGCGCGCGACGAGGCAACTCAAACGATGCGCGACTTGCTCGCCCTTGTCGCCGATTCACCTGCGATCGCTTCGATGCTGTCACCAGCGGGTGACGGGGTGCTCACCATCGTGCGGCTCGACGGCTAACAAAACCAACCACCACAACACACAAGTAAGGGCCCTGCTTCTGCAGGGCCCTTACTTGTCGTAAATCAGGAGTCGACTACTTGTCGAGCACTGACGCGAGCACGTCGCGCAGTTCCCCAGCCTCTTGATCGTTCACAGATACCACCAGGCGTCCGCCGCCCTCAAGCGGCACACGCACGACGATCACCCGGCTTTCACGCACCGCTTCCATGGGTCCATCCCCAGTCCTCGGTTTCATTGCAGCCATGGCGCCTCCTCGCAAGTTTGGTCAATCTCTTCTATTATCTGATAGCTTTCAGATTCGGCGAAATCGCGTTGCGTCATATGGCACCGTTTAGCCACGATTTGAGAGCCTCTGCACCCTCTTCGATCTGTGAAATTGCGACGCGCTCGTCGTCAGCGTGCGCCAACAACGGGTTACCCGGGCCGAAGTTCACGGCGGGGATTCCGAGAGCTGAGAACCGCGCCACGTCGGTCCAACCGAGCTTTGCGGTCGGCACGGTTCCGACGGCCTCAACAAAGCGCTGAGCGAGCGGTGCGTCAAGCCCCGGCCGCGCCCCCGACGCCTGATCAACGATCTCAACCTCGTCGGCGTCAGCAAAGAACTCCTTCACCACGGCGGCGGCTTCGTCGATGCTGCGACTCGGGGCAAAGCGGTAGTTCACCAAGAAGCTGCAGTGATCCGGAACCACGTTGCCCGCGACACCACCCTCGATGCCTACGGCATTCAATCCCTCGCGGTACTCCAGGCCATCGACCACTACCCGCTCGGGTTCGTGGGCAGCAAGTTTTTCAAGCAGCGCTCCCGCGCGGTGGATCGCGTTGACCCCCATCCAGCTGCGAGCGGTGTGGGCTCGTTTGCCCCGCATGGTGACGCGTGCGCGCAGGGTGCCGTTGCAGCCGCCCTCGATCGTGCCATTGGATGGCTCGCCCAGAATCGCGAAGTCTGCTTCAAACAGCGCCGGATGGTTGCGCATCGCGCGCCCCAGACCGCTCAGGTCGGCGGACACCTCTTCGTGGTCGTACCAAACCCAGGTGAGATCCACCGCGGGGTCGGTCAGCTCGGCCGCGAGTACCAGCTGCACCGCAACGCCGGCCTTCATGTCGACGGTGCCGCGCCCCCAGATCATCGCCTCTCCTGTTTCAGGATCAACGGTGTCGCGCACGGGCAGGTTTTCGTTGATCGGCACCGTGTCGAGGTGTCCGGCGATCGCCACCCGGCGGACGCGGCCGAGTTCCGTCCGCGCGATGATCGTGTCGCCGTCGCGCGTCACGCTCAGGTGGGGCGCGTGGTCGCGCAGCATTGCCTCAACCGCGTCGGCAATGGCGCGCTCGTCGCCTGAAACCGATGGAATGTTGCACAGCTGCCGGGTGAGCTCAACCGGGCCAACTGAAGGATCTAGGGGCTGCGTCGCTAAAGAAGTCACACAAGCAAGCCTAGAGGCTTGGCACAGATACGATGGTTCCCATGACTGATTCACGCTTCGCCTGGTCTGCAGGGCTCGCCACCGTCACTACCCAGGGCACCACACTCGATGCCTGGTTCCCCTCCCCCCTGCTGGGCAGGCGCCCTGACGATCGGGACCCGTGGATCGCACCAGCGGAA is a genomic window containing:
- the dapE gene encoding succinyl-diaminopimelate desuccinylase, which translates into the protein MTSLATQPLDPSVGPVELTRQLCNIPSVSGDERAIADAVEAMLRDHAPHLSVTRDGDTIIARTELGRVRRVAIAGHLDTVPINENLPVRDTVDPETGEAMIWGRGTVDMKAGVAVQLVLAAELTDPAVDLTWVWYDHEEVSADLSGLGRAMRNHPALFEADFAILGEPSNGTIEGGCNGTLRARVTMRGKRAHTARSWMGVNAIHRAGALLEKLAAHEPERVVVDGLEYREGLNAVGIEGGVAGNVVPDHCSFLVNYRFAPSRSIDEAAAVVKEFFADADEVEIVDQASGARPGLDAPLAQRFVEAVGTVPTAKLGWTDVARFSALGIPAVNFGPGNPLLAHADDERVAISQIEEGAEALKSWLNGAI
- a CDS encoding DUF3117 domain-containing protein, yielding MAAMKPRTGDGPMEAVRESRVIVVRVPLEGGGRLVVSVNDQEAGELRDVLASVLDK
- a CDS encoding O-methyltransferase; protein product: MSKLERNWQYAEQYPGETDALVRARRLSLELGIEPVSRSVGAYLSGIAALNKAEAIFEVGTGVGVSGLSLLRHLPDATLTSIEIEPEHLREARTIFAEAGIPAARLRLIEGDALHVMPRLNLGAYDLVLLDANTAQLLDYFEHALSIVRPGGCVIVPSAFAHGQVPDPAARDEATQTMRDLLALVADSPAIASMLSPAGDGVLTIVRLDG
- a CDS encoding twin-arginine translocase TatA/TatE family subunit, whose translation is MGLTFDKILVILVIAMFVVGPDRLPVYAKKLGELVRSIKRMSEGAKDRLKEEMGPEYDEVDWRQLDPRQYDPRRIIRDALLEDERETRVAERRAARSTGVAAAGAVVAGAAVSDTDSSAPVGLAYDEEAT